The genomic region GGTGCGCATGGCCACCGACCTCGTGATGGACGATCCCGAATTCGACAACGACAGCCTCTTCCGCTCCTATTATTACGATTCGCCGCCCTACGGGGGCAAGGCCGTGCACCCCATCTCGCAGCGGGAGATCGAGTTCTCCACCACCGAACAATACCGCATCAAACACGAATACCTCGACCAGCTGCGTCGCATGCCGCGCATGCAGCTGCGCCTGGGCTCCCTGGCCATGCAGGGATGGAAGCTCAACAAGAAGAACATGCGCGGCATCATGGATTCGCTCTACCACAACCGTCCGCTTCAGCCCCAGGACGTGTCCATCAACCTGGTGCAGAAGGAGGTGGACATGCTCATGGGCCTGGACATCGCCTGGATGGCCGCCCGGGCCATGGTGCACAAGATCGTGCTGCTCACGGGCGACGCGGACATGATTCCGGCCATGAACTTCGCGCGCGAGCACGGCATGCTCGTTTTCGTGGCCAAGTTCGGCTACTACCTTTCGGACAAGCTGCGCGACCACGCCGACGGCGTGGTGGAGTTCACCCTGCCCGCGCCCGAGCGGCTCCACGTCCCGCCCGCGCGGGTGGTCTCCATGCCCGCCCCCGTCCCGGCCCCGGCCCCCGTGCCGGAGCCCCGGGCCGAGGAGGAGCTTCCCGAGCCCCCCGACGAAACCCTCTACGAATAGCTGCTGCCCTGCGCGCCGGTCCCCGGGTCTGCCGGGGGCCGACGGGCAGGCGCTGCGAACCGGGCA from Fundidesulfovibrio magnetotacticus harbors:
- a CDS encoding NYN domain-containing protein, with amino-acid sequence MNVSILIDGSFFWMKHMEARLGQPPTAESVRMATDLVMDDPEFDNDSLFRSYYYDSPPYGGKAVHPISQREIEFSTTEQYRIKHEYLDQLRRMPRMQLRLGSLAMQGWKLNKKNMRGIMDSLYHNRPLQPQDVSINLVQKEVDMLMGLDIAWMAARAMVHKIVLLTGDADMIPAMNFAREHGMLVFVAKFGYYLSDKLRDHADGVVEFTLPAPERLHVPPARVVSMPAPVPAPAPVPEPRAEEELPEPPDETLYE